Proteins co-encoded in one uncultured Draconibacterium sp. genomic window:
- a CDS encoding ABC transporter permease has protein sequence MKQLRSFIKKEFFHIFRDPRTVLILFGIPVIQLLVFGTAIKSEIKDVHIAIYDQSKDETTQEITNKLLSSGYFLLDENLDNLDEIDAIFRKGKVREVIVFENNFGQTLGKEGTAKMQLIADASDPNIAKLAISYTTAIVNDYIRKLYPEMQLPMQITPEVRMYFNEEMQSAYMFVPGVMALILMLISAMMTSISITREKELGTMEILLVSPLRPVQIIVGKVLPYLLLSIANAFIIVLIGHFVFDVPVNGSFILLMLETILFILMALCLGILISTAAKNQMAAMFISMIGLMLPTILLSGFIFPIENMPVVLQYFSHVMPARYFITIVRTIMLKGTGILFIWKETAVLIAMTLFFIAVSVRKFKIRLE, from the coding sequence ATGAAACAACTAAGATCATTCATAAAAAAAGAATTCTTCCACATTTTTCGCGATCCGCGAACAGTGCTGATCCTTTTTGGAATTCCGGTTATACAACTCCTGGTCTTTGGCACAGCAATAAAAAGTGAAATTAAAGATGTTCACATTGCCATTTACGACCAATCGAAAGATGAAACGACACAGGAGATCACCAACAAACTGCTTTCTTCGGGTTATTTTTTATTAGATGAAAACCTTGATAACCTTGACGAAATTGATGCTATTTTCCGAAAAGGAAAAGTGCGCGAGGTGATTGTTTTTGAAAATAACTTTGGGCAAACTCTGGGGAAAGAAGGCACTGCCAAAATGCAGCTGATTGCCGATGCTTCCGACCCAAATATTGCAAAACTGGCGATATCATATACAACTGCCATTGTAAACGACTACATCCGCAAACTATATCCCGAGATGCAGCTCCCCATGCAAATTACACCCGAAGTACGCATGTATTTTAACGAAGAAATGCAAAGTGCCTACATGTTTGTTCCGGGAGTGATGGCGCTGATTTTAATGCTCATTTCGGCCATGATGACTTCCATTTCAATTACTCGCGAAAAGGAGCTGGGAACTATGGAAATCCTGCTCGTATCTCCACTACGCCCCGTTCAGATCATTGTTGGGAAAGTACTCCCCTACCTTTTACTATCGATCGCCAATGCATTCATTATTGTACTGATTGGGCATTTTGTTTTTGACGTACCGGTAAATGGCAGCTTTATTTTACTCATGCTCGAAACCATCCTTTTTATCCTGATGGCATTGTGTCTGGGAATCTTAATTTCAACGGCAGCAAAGAACCAAATGGCAGCCATGTTTATTTCGATGATTGGGTTGATGCTACCTACCATTCTTTTATCAGGATTTATTTTTCCTATCGAAAATATGCCGGTAGTTCTACAATATTTTAGTCATGTAATGCCCGCTCGGTATTTTATCACCATTGTAAGAACCATTATGCTGAAAGGCACGGGTATCCTTTTTATATGGAAGGAGACTGCTGTATTAATTGCAATGACACTGTTTTTTATCGCAGTTAGTGTTAGGAAGTTTAAGATTAGACTGGAGTAG
- a CDS encoding GIY-YIG nuclease family protein, protein MKDHNYFVYIMTNKNKTVLYIGVTGDFPNRIFEHENGIIPGFTEKYNCHYLVYYEHFQNINEATDREKQLKKWRREKKEQLISTFNNDWKFLNAQIKVTH, encoded by the coding sequence ATGAAAGATCATAACTATTTCGTTTATATCATGACCAACAAGAATAAAACGGTTCTTTACATTGGTGTGACCGGAGATTTCCCAAATAGGATATTTGAACACGAAAATGGCATTATCCCGGGATTTACAGAAAAATACAATTGCCATTATTTGGTATATTATGAACACTTCCAAAATATAAATGAAGCGACTGACAGAGAGAAACAACTAAAAAAGTGGAGACGAGAAAAAAAAGAACAACTCATTAGCACATTTAATAATGATTGGAAATTTCTTAATGCGCAAATAAAAGTAACGCACTAA
- a CDS encoding ABC transporter permease, with amino-acid sequence MKTILYLLQKEFRQIFRNKTILPMIFVVPIMQMLILVFAATYDMKRIDLVVVDHDMSENSRQLIAKFDGIPFFHVHHLEQSEKLAEDKLLNDEADAILVFPVDFERNLIRNDEAKVQLLINAIESNSAQLVYAYSANIISDFNKDIIAEWKGIPEFTPPTKVEITENYWYNPELDYKWFMAPGILAILVTIIGMFMSGMNLVREKEIGTIEQLNVTPLKKYQFILGKLVPFWIIGLFDLAFGLTIAWLVFDLPIVGSLFTLFFMAGIYLIGVLGLGLFISTLADTQQQVMFVSFFFMMIFVLMGGIFTPVESMPDWAQTIDRLNPIYYFMRVMRMVVLKGSNISDLLQELVSLSILGITFLSLAIWRYRKKT; translated from the coding sequence ATGAAAACAATACTCTACCTATTACAAAAAGAATTCCGCCAGATATTTCGGAACAAAACCATCCTGCCAATGATTTTTGTTGTGCCTATCATGCAAATGCTGATTCTGGTATTTGCGGCAACCTACGATATGAAACGTATCGATTTGGTAGTGGTTGACCACGACATGTCGGAAAACTCAAGGCAACTGATCGCGAAATTCGATGGTATTCCGTTTTTTCATGTGCATCATTTAGAACAATCAGAGAAGCTGGCAGAAGATAAATTATTAAATGACGAAGCAGATGCGATTCTTGTTTTTCCGGTCGATTTTGAACGCAACCTTATCCGTAACGATGAAGCAAAAGTGCAGCTTTTAATTAATGCAATCGAAAGCAATTCTGCACAACTGGTTTATGCGTACTCGGCAAATATCATCAGCGATTTTAACAAAGATATCATTGCCGAATGGAAAGGAATACCGGAATTTACACCACCCACAAAAGTTGAAATTACGGAGAACTACTGGTACAATCCCGAGCTGGATTACAAATGGTTTATGGCTCCCGGTATTTTGGCGATTCTTGTTACCATTATCGGCATGTTTATGTCGGGGATGAACCTGGTGCGCGAAAAAGAAATCGGGACCATCGAACAACTAAACGTAACGCCACTAAAAAAGTACCAGTTTATTCTTGGTAAACTTGTTCCGTTCTGGATAATTGGTCTGTTCGATCTGGCTTTTGGCTTAACCATCGCCTGGTTGGTTTTCGACTTGCCAATTGTGGGCAGTCTGTTCACCTTGTTTTTTATGGCCGGCATTTACCTCATCGGGGTACTGGGTCTCGGCCTGTTTATTTCTACGCTTGCCGACACCCAGCAACAGGTTATGTTTGTTAGTTTTTTCTTTATGATGATTTTTGTACTGATGGGCGGCATCTTTACTCCGGTTGAAAGTATGCCCGACTGGGCACAAACCATCGACCGACTAAACCCAATCTACTATTTTATGCGGGTAATGCGCATGGTAGTATTGAAAGGATCAAATATTTCCGACCTTTTGCAAGAACTCGTTTCGTTATCTATTTTAGGAATTACATTTTTAAGTCTGGCGATTTGGCGATACAGAAAAAAAACATAG
- a CDS encoding DUF1697 domain-containing protein, which produces MKTYVAILRGINVSGKNKIKMDALKSSFSSLGFEQVQTYIQSGNVVFRYQETNSGNLEELINKQILKDFEFEVPVLVLDKKELANIVKNNPFAVDENRDTQFLHVTFLKENPSNVDEEKINGYVKSGEEFVISDGVIYLYCPHGYGKTKLNNNFFESQLKMSATTRNWKTTLKLVEMTKETET; this is translated from the coding sequence ATGAAAACGTATGTAGCTATTTTACGCGGAATAAATGTTAGCGGGAAAAACAAAATAAAAATGGATGCTTTGAAATCTTCATTCAGCAGCCTTGGCTTTGAACAGGTGCAGACGTACATTCAAAGCGGGAATGTTGTTTTTCGTTATCAGGAGACAAATTCTGGTAATTTGGAAGAACTAATCAATAAACAAATTCTAAAAGACTTTGAATTTGAGGTGCCGGTTTTGGTTTTAGATAAAAAGGAATTGGCGAACATCGTTAAAAACAACCCGTTTGCAGTAGATGAAAATCGAGATACTCAGTTCCTACATGTTACTTTCTTAAAAGAAAATCCGTCAAATGTGGATGAAGAAAAAATCAATGGCTATGTAAAATCCGGAGAGGAGTTTGTGATTTCTGATGGCGTCATTTATTTGTATTGTCCGCACGGATATGGAAAAACCAAACTCAACAATAATTTTTTCGAGAGCCAGTTAAAAATGAGTGCAACTACCCGTAATTGGAAGACTACGTTAAAGTTGGTGGAAATGACGAAGGAAACAGAAACTTAG
- the ygiD gene encoding 4,5-DOPA dioxygenase extradiol, translating into MKRKQFLKTLTAVIPLTITGMKLNALNKITESLEATPKMPVLFLGHGSPMSAITENEFVKVFRKVSSEIEKPKAIVVVSAHWETQGTHVTAMEQPRTIHDFGGFPQELYDVQYPAPGMPQLAQHVKELVQNTPIHLDDKWGLDHGAWSVIRHMYPDADVPVIQLSLDYRKTPQEHYELAQELNKLREKGVLIVGSGNNVHNLRMIHWSKLNENFGFDWANEANEKMKELILNGNHQDLIQYSKLGRAFELSIPTPEHYLPLLYALALQDKKDEISIFNDAPVGGSLAMTSVKIG; encoded by the coding sequence ATGAAACGAAAACAATTTTTAAAAACTTTAACGGCAGTAATACCGTTAACAATTACAGGAATGAAACTTAACGCATTAAATAAAATAACAGAATCGTTGGAGGCTACTCCTAAAATGCCAGTGTTGTTTCTGGGGCACGGAAGCCCGATGAGCGCCATCACAGAGAATGAATTTGTTAAGGTTTTCAGAAAAGTCTCTTCCGAAATTGAAAAGCCAAAAGCAATTGTTGTGGTGTCGGCACATTGGGAAACGCAGGGCACACACGTAACCGCAATGGAACAACCTCGCACTATTCACGATTTTGGTGGTTTCCCTCAGGAACTTTATGATGTGCAGTACCCCGCACCCGGAATGCCTCAGTTAGCACAGCATGTAAAAGAGCTGGTACAAAACACCCCAATTCACCTCGACGATAAGTGGGGCCTCGATCACGGTGCATGGTCGGTTATACGGCATATGTACCCTGATGCTGATGTTCCGGTGATTCAGCTGAGTCTGGATTACAGAAAAACGCCACAGGAACATTATGAGCTGGCGCAAGAACTGAATAAATTACGCGAAAAAGGAGTTTTAATCGTGGGCAGTGGTAATAACGTGCATAATTTACGAATGATACACTGGAGCAAACTCAACGAAAACTTTGGTTTTGACTGGGCCAACGAGGCCAACGAAAAAATGAAGGAATTAATACTGAATGGAAATCATCAGGATTTGATTCAGTATTCGAAACTGGGCAGAGCCTTCGAGTTATCAATCCCAACACCCGAACACTATTTACCTTTGCTTTATGCACTGGCATTACAGGATAAAAAAGATGAAATAAGTATTTTTAATGATGCACCGGTTGGAGGCTCATTAGCAATGACCTCGGTTAAAATTGGGTAA
- a CDS encoding helix-turn-helix domain-containing protein: MNEILLKKYSTPESCPIRHVLDRIGDKWSMLILLLLEESGILRFNEIHKYIKTISQKMLSSTLKSLEEDGLIIRTVYPQIPPKVEYELTPRGKSLIPHLRNLVAWASDNMADIQNSRQNFTR, encoded by the coding sequence ATGAATGAGATTTTATTAAAAAAATATAGCACCCCCGAATCCTGTCCAATTCGTCATGTATTAGATCGTATCGGTGATAAATGGTCGATGTTAATATTATTACTTCTCGAAGAAAGCGGAATCCTTCGTTTTAACGAGATTCATAAGTACATAAAAACCATTTCTCAAAAAATGCTTTCCTCAACACTTAAATCATTGGAGGAGGATGGTCTGATAATCCGTACTGTTTATCCTCAGATTCCCCCGAAAGTTGAATACGAGCTAACTCCACGAGGAAAAAGTTTAATTCCTCATCTTCGAAATCTGGTAGCATGGGCATCAGATAATATGGCGGATATTCAAAATTCACGACAAAATTTTACACGTTAG
- a CDS encoding SDR family oxidoreductase: protein MKIGVTGATGQLGQLVVEQLKQKTAAENIVALVRTPEKAAELGVEARAFDYDQPEGLPGSLKDIDRLLLISSSEIGKREQQHKNVINAAKKAGVSWIVYTSLLHADTSSLSLAGEHLATEAALKNSDIEHTILRNGWYTENYTGSIAGALGAGAFVGSAGDGKISSATRADFAEAAAIVLTDESQKGKKFELAGDESYTLTELAAEISKQTGKDIPYNNLPEGEYAKILKSVGLPELVADAIASWDTGASKGDLFDDSKQLSKLIGRSTTPLADAVKAVL, encoded by the coding sequence ATGAAAATAGGAGTAACAGGAGCAACCGGACAATTAGGACAATTGGTTGTTGAACAATTGAAACAAAAAACAGCAGCAGAAAATATTGTAGCATTAGTACGTACACCTGAAAAGGCGGCAGAACTTGGCGTTGAAGCACGTGCCTTTGATTACGACCAACCAGAAGGATTACCCGGGTCATTAAAAGATATTGATCGCTTACTACTGATTTCTAGCAGCGAGATTGGGAAACGTGAACAACAACACAAAAACGTTATTAACGCTGCGAAAAAAGCCGGTGTCAGCTGGATTGTTTACACCAGTTTGTTACACGCCGACACCTCTTCGTTAAGTTTGGCCGGCGAACATCTGGCAACCGAAGCTGCATTGAAAAATTCGGATATTGAGCATACTATTTTGCGTAACGGCTGGTACACCGAAAACTATACCGGATCGATTGCAGGAGCATTAGGTGCAGGAGCATTTGTAGGCAGTGCAGGTGATGGAAAAATCTCATCAGCAACACGTGCCGACTTTGCTGAAGCTGCTGCCATTGTATTAACTGACGAAAGCCAAAAAGGCAAAAAATTCGAGTTGGCCGGCGACGAAAGTTACACACTAACCGAACTTGCTGCAGAAATCTCGAAACAAACAGGAAAGGATATCCCATACAACAACCTTCCTGAAGGCGAGTATGCTAAAATTTTGAAAAGCGTTGGCTTGCCTGAGCTGGTTGCCGATGCCATTGCCAGTTGGGATACAGGAGCGTCAAAAGGAGACTTGTTTGATGATTCAAAACAACTATCAAAATTAATTGGAAGGTCAACAACTCCACTGGCTGATGCTGTAAAAGCCGTATTATAA
- a CDS encoding Na/Pi cotransporter family protein: MNYSLLDFLTLIGALGLFLYGMKLMSEALQKVAGGKLRNFLAAMTSNRFMGVITGLSITAIIQSSSATTVMIVSFVNAGLLTLTESAGVIMGANIGTTVTAWIISILGFKVKMSILAFPIIGIGFPLVFSKKTRNKSWGEVLVGFALLFIGLESLKASVPNIGENPEILEFLKHFTGMGMGSNLIFLLIGTLLTVVIQSSSATMALTLVMCNNGWIQFDHAAAMVLGENIGTTITANIAAMVANSSAKRAARIHFLFNVVGVIWVLSIFPFFLRGVDSITQSVTGNSAFNNSGAIPIALSFFHTSFNVLNVLFQIWFIRYLVNLVQKLVPEKEDEEEFKLRFIKFGMLNTSELSILQAKKEIIVYAQQTKKLFGRINNMLEEESERKLIKQFNKIELGEDKSDQMEVSIASYLTKVSEGVLSKQSSKSISSMLRIVDEIESIGDSCLNIARALLRISDKKEKLTPKMKEKVSEMIKMVDKSMNIMIENLNKDNNEVEITEADAIEKQINRFRDKLRKDHVAKIEEEKYSYQIGTLYKDIFSGLERIGDHVYDVTISILDYAD, from the coding sequence ATGAATTATTCCTTACTTGATTTCCTAACCTTAATCGGGGCACTGGGACTTTTCCTTTACGGGATGAAATTGATGAGCGAAGCGCTGCAGAAAGTGGCTGGTGGCAAACTACGTAACTTTTTAGCCGCCATGACTTCCAACCGGTTCATGGGTGTAATAACAGGGCTCTCAATCACTGCCATTATCCAATCGTCGAGTGCAACTACGGTAATGATCGTTAGTTTTGTAAATGCCGGACTTTTAACACTTACCGAATCAGCGGGGGTTATAATGGGCGCAAACATCGGAACAACCGTTACCGCATGGATCATCTCTATTCTTGGTTTTAAGGTAAAAATGAGCATACTGGCCTTCCCTATCATTGGGATTGGGTTTCCTCTTGTTTTTTCGAAAAAAACCAGAAATAAATCGTGGGGAGAAGTGCTGGTTGGTTTTGCATTGCTTTTTATTGGTTTAGAAAGTCTAAAAGCAAGTGTACCTAATATTGGGGAGAATCCAGAAATCCTTGAATTTCTGAAACACTTTACCGGAATGGGCATGGGATCGAACCTGATCTTTTTACTTATCGGGACCCTACTTACCGTTGTTATTCAATCGTCGAGTGCAACAATGGCGCTAACACTGGTAATGTGCAACAACGGATGGATCCAGTTCGACCATGCAGCGGCCATGGTGCTTGGCGAAAATATCGGCACAACAATTACCGCCAATATTGCAGCCATGGTAGCCAACTCATCGGCAAAACGCGCTGCCCGGATTCACTTTCTTTTCAACGTCGTCGGTGTTATCTGGGTGCTTTCCATTTTTCCGTTTTTCCTGCGCGGAGTAGATTCCATTACACAATCGGTAACCGGAAACTCTGCATTTAACAATTCCGGGGCTATTCCAATAGCACTATCGTTCTTCCATACTTCGTTTAATGTTTTGAACGTGCTGTTTCAGATATGGTTTATTCGATACCTTGTAAACCTGGTTCAGAAGTTAGTTCCGGAAAAAGAAGATGAAGAAGAATTCAAGCTCAGGTTTATCAAATTCGGTATGCTGAACACCAGCGAATTATCAATTCTTCAGGCAAAAAAGGAAATTATTGTTTATGCCCAGCAAACCAAAAAATTATTTGGAAGAATAAATAATATGCTCGAAGAAGAAAGTGAGCGAAAACTGATTAAACAATTCAATAAAATTGAACTTGGCGAAGACAAAAGTGACCAGATGGAAGTTTCCATTGCCAGTTATCTCACCAAAGTTTCGGAAGGCGTTTTGAGTAAACAATCGTCGAAAAGTATTAGTTCGATGCTTCGTATTGTTGACGAGATTGAAAGCATTGGAGACAGCTGCCTCAATATTGCACGGGCATTATTACGTATCAGCGATAAAAAAGAAAAGCTGACTCCGAAAATGAAAGAAAAAGTGTCGGAAATGATTAAAATGGTCGATAAGTCGATGAACATTATGATCGAAAACCTAAACAAAGACAATAACGAAGTTGAAATAACAGAGGCCGATGCCATTGAAAAACAGATTAACAGGTTTAGAGATAAATTACGAAAAGACCATGTTGCAAAAATAGAAGAAGAGAAATACTCGTACCAAATAGGAACATTATACAAAGACATTTTCTCAGGACTGGAAAGAATAGGCGATCACGTTTATGATGTAACTATCTCGATTCTGGATTACGCTGATTAA